In Agrobacterium sp. RAC06, a single window of DNA contains:
- a CDS encoding sodium:solute symporter family protein, whose protein sequence is MDQYTLNLLIVGASFALYIGIAIWARAGTTAEFYAANRGVNPVMNGMATAADWMSAASFISMAGLIATVGYGNSTFLMGWTGGYVLLALLLAPYLRKFGKYTVPQFIGDRFYSQGARLTAVVCLIIISVTYVIGQMTGAGVAFSRFLEVNVSTGLWIASAVVFCYAVLGGMKGITYTQVAQYIVLIIAYTIPAIFISLQLTGNPIPWFGLFGTHTESALPLLQKLDQVVTDLGFNAYTAQGSMLNMTLFTLSLMIGTAGLPHVIIRFFTVPKVSDARWSAGWALVFIALLYLTAPAVGAMARLNIIDTIFPGGTQQEAVLYDERPDWMRNWEVTGLLKFEDKNGDGRIQYYNDKSEGFAATAAERGWTGNELTINNDILVLANPEIAQLPGWVIALIAAGGLAAALSTAAGLLLAISSAISHDLIKDFLKPDISEKGELLAARIAMAGAILVATLLGLNPPGFAAQTVALAFGLAAATIFPALMMGIFSKRINSVGATLGMIVGLVVTCLYLFTYLGWFFIAGTNMMENVPANYIFGIPPTAFGPIGALLNFATAYIVSMMTQAPPKHVQDLVESIRVPRGAGQATGH, encoded by the coding sequence ATGGATCAGTATACACTTAATCTGCTGATCGTAGGCGCGTCCTTTGCGCTCTACATCGGCATTGCCATCTGGGCTCGCGCCGGGACCACGGCCGAGTTTTACGCTGCAAACCGCGGCGTCAACCCGGTCATGAACGGCATGGCCACTGCAGCCGACTGGATGTCGGCGGCTTCCTTTATCTCGATGGCTGGCCTGATCGCCACTGTCGGCTACGGCAACTCCACCTTCCTCATGGGCTGGACCGGCGGTTATGTTCTGCTCGCGCTCCTGCTTGCTCCCTACCTGCGTAAGTTCGGCAAATACACCGTTCCGCAGTTCATCGGTGACCGCTTCTACAGCCAGGGCGCGCGCCTTACGGCTGTCGTCTGCCTGATCATCATCTCGGTGACCTACGTTATCGGTCAGATGACCGGTGCCGGCGTCGCCTTCTCGCGCTTCCTGGAAGTCAACGTCTCGACCGGTCTGTGGATCGCGTCTGCCGTTGTTTTCTGCTACGCCGTTCTCGGTGGGATGAAGGGCATCACCTATACGCAGGTCGCCCAGTACATCGTTCTGATCATCGCCTATACCATTCCGGCGATCTTCATTTCGCTGCAGCTGACCGGCAACCCGATCCCGTGGTTCGGCCTCTTTGGCACGCATACGGAATCGGCACTGCCGCTCTTGCAGAAGCTTGACCAGGTCGTCACCGACCTCGGCTTCAACGCCTACACTGCTCAGGGCTCCATGCTGAACATGACCCTGTTCACGCTGTCGTTGATGATCGGCACCGCCGGTCTGCCGCACGTCATCATCCGCTTCTTCACCGTTCCGAAGGTCTCGGATGCCCGTTGGTCTGCCGGTTGGGCGCTCGTCTTCATCGCCCTTCTCTATCTGACGGCTCCGGCTGTTGGCGCCATGGCACGCCTGAACATCATCGACACGATCTTCCCCGGCGGCACGCAGCAGGAGGCTGTCCTTTACGACGAGCGTCCGGACTGGATGCGCAACTGGGAAGTCACGGGTCTTCTGAAGTTCGAAGATAAGAATGGCGACGGCCGTATCCAGTACTACAACGACAAGTCCGAAGGCTTTGCCGCCACGGCTGCCGAGCGTGGCTGGACGGGCAACGAGCTGACGATCAACAACGACATCCTCGTTCTCGCCAATCCGGAAATCGCACAGCTGCCGGGCTGGGTTATCGCTCTCATCGCTGCCGGCGGTCTTGCAGCCGCTCTGTCGACTGCGGCCGGTCTGCTTCTCGCCATCTCGTCTGCGATCAGCCACGACCTGATCAAGGACTTCCTGAAGCCTGATATCTCCGAAAAGGGCGAGCTTCTGGCTGCCCGTATCGCGATGGCTGGTGCAATTCTGGTCGCAACGCTTCTGGGTCTCAACCCACCGGGCTTCGCGGCACAAACGGTTGCTCTCGCCTTCGGTCTGGCGGCTGCAACGATCTTCCCGGCTCTGATGATGGGCATCTTCTCGAAGCGCATCAACTCGGTCGGCGCCACGCTCGGCATGATCGTCGGCCTCGTGGTCACCTGCTTGTACCTGTTCACCTATCTGGGCTGGTTCTTCATTGCAGGCACCAACATGATGGAGAACGTTCCGGCCAACTACATCTTCGGCATCCCGCCGACGGCGTTCGGCCCGATCGGTGCACTGCTCAACTTCGCCACGGCCTATATCGTGTCGATGATGACCCAGGCTCCGCCGAAGCATGTACAGGATCTCGTCGAATCCATCCGCGTTCCGCGCGGTGCGGGTCAGGCGACTGGTCACTGA
- a CDS encoding thiol-disulfide oxidoreductase DCC family protein — protein MSAQVTVWFDSSCPLCQREIALMRRLDSRGAINFIDAFDPQGSCPIDRAELLARFHAEEGGKLLSGAAAFAAMWRAIPVLRPLGLLAGWKPLTPVFEAAYWGFLRIRPRLQRLVRSSSTS, from the coding sequence ATGTCCGCGCAGGTGACCGTCTGGTTCGACAGCAGTTGTCCTCTCTGCCAGCGAGAGATCGCCTTGATGCGCCGTCTCGACAGTCGCGGTGCGATCAACTTTATCGATGCGTTTGACCCTCAAGGCAGTTGTCCGATCGATCGAGCCGAGCTTCTGGCCCGGTTCCATGCAGAAGAAGGGGGAAAACTCCTGTCGGGTGCAGCGGCTTTCGCGGCGATGTGGCGGGCCATTCCCGTGTTGCGACCGCTCGGTCTCCTGGCCGGATGGAAACCGTTGACGCCTGTTTTCGAAGCCGCCTATTGGGGTTTTCTGCGCATCCGCCCGCGCCTGCAGCGTCTGGTCCGTTCCTCCTCAACTTCATGA
- a CDS encoding DUF294 nucleotidyltransferase-like domain-containing protein has product MIQAQSDVLAFLETVHPYDSLPRDEIERVSIRFQEFSFSAGAEIYHRGSPLPGIFLIMDGAAEIMDATNTVVSELAPRNSFGERGLLADGFAATTATARGDCTLLMLPKDEFRRLMQEQPVFARFFTRGRFADSRRGDMAIQKVSELMSRPPIVCAPTDTVRSAAALMRERHVSSLGVVDGGRFLGILTTRDLAGRVLAEGLDPDATPVSDVMTADPVGLPGEALGSDILHLMLERRVGHLPVVEGERLVGMITQTDLIRFHAISSAQLIRDIATSETPEAMRAITTRIPQLLVQLVGSNNAHEVVTRLITDIADSVTRRLIMLAERELGPPPVPYVWLACGSQGRQEQSGVSDQDNCIFIEDGVEPEEMPWFQQLAAKVSRGLDICGYFYCPGDMMATNPRWCQPVSVWRNYFRDWIYKPDPTAQMLASVMFDLRPICGASSLFQDLQAETLEEASRNSIFTAHMISNSLKHAPPLGLLRGFATIRSGEHRNQIDMKHNGVVPVVDLGRVYSLIGKLAPVNTRARLLAAEEAGIISGAGARDLVAAYDLIADMRLRNQVRQVRDGRKPDNFLAPYDFGDFERSHLRDAFVVVRTMQSALANGGRAPV; this is encoded by the coding sequence ATGATCCAGGCACAATCCGACGTGCTGGCATTTCTCGAGACGGTCCATCCTTACGACAGTCTCCCGAGAGACGAGATCGAACGGGTCTCGATCCGCTTCCAAGAGTTTTCCTTTTCGGCCGGTGCCGAAATCTATCACCGCGGCTCTCCGCTGCCCGGCATATTCCTCATCATGGACGGGGCCGCGGAAATCATGGATGCCACCAATACGGTGGTCTCCGAGCTCGCGCCTCGCAACTCCTTCGGCGAACGCGGCCTGTTGGCCGACGGCTTTGCGGCGACGACGGCAACGGCCCGCGGCGACTGCACGCTGCTGATGCTGCCGAAGGACGAGTTCCGCCGCCTGATGCAGGAACAGCCGGTATTCGCCCGCTTCTTCACGCGCGGCCGGTTTGCCGATAGCCGGCGCGGCGACATGGCCATCCAGAAGGTCAGCGAGTTGATGTCGCGACCCCCTATCGTCTGTGCGCCGACCGATACGGTGCGCTCGGCTGCCGCCCTCATGCGGGAGCGGCATGTCTCGAGCCTCGGCGTCGTCGATGGCGGGCGCTTTCTCGGTATCCTCACCACCCGAGACCTGGCGGGGCGCGTGCTCGCTGAAGGGCTCGACCCTGACGCGACCCCGGTATCTGACGTGATGACCGCCGACCCGGTCGGATTGCCCGGAGAGGCTCTGGGCTCCGACATCCTGCATCTGATGCTCGAGCGGCGAGTCGGACATCTTCCGGTCGTCGAGGGTGAGCGGCTGGTGGGAATGATCACACAGACCGATCTCATTCGCTTCCATGCGATCAGTTCGGCGCAGCTGATCCGGGACATCGCAACGTCAGAAACGCCGGAGGCGATGCGTGCGATCACGACACGCATCCCGCAGCTGCTCGTTCAGCTCGTCGGCAGCAACAACGCCCATGAGGTGGTGACTCGGCTGATTACCGATATCGCCGATAGCGTCACTCGCCGGCTGATCATGCTGGCGGAGCGGGAGCTTGGACCGCCTCCTGTTCCCTATGTCTGGCTTGCCTGCGGCAGTCAGGGGCGGCAGGAGCAGAGTGGCGTCAGCGACCAGGATAATTGCATCTTCATCGAAGACGGCGTCGAGCCCGAGGAAATGCCCTGGTTCCAGCAACTGGCCGCCAAAGTCAGCCGTGGTCTCGACATCTGCGGATACTTCTATTGTCCGGGCGACATGATGGCGACCAATCCGCGCTGGTGCCAGCCGGTTTCGGTCTGGCGAAACTATTTCCGCGACTGGATCTACAAGCCCGATCCGACCGCGCAGATGCTGGCCAGCGTGATGTTCGATCTGCGGCCCATCTGTGGTGCGTCGTCACTCTTTCAGGATCTGCAGGCGGAAACTCTCGAAGAGGCGAGCCGCAACTCGATCTTCACCGCCCACATGATCAGCAACTCGTTGAAGCACGCGCCGCCGCTTGGACTTCTCAGGGGGTTTGCCACGATCCGCAGCGGCGAGCATCGCAACCAGATCGACATGAAGCACAATGGTGTGGTTCCAGTTGTCGATCTCGGACGCGTCTATTCGCTGATCGGCAAACTTGCCCCGGTGAATACGCGAGCGCGGCTGCTTGCGGCGGAAGAAGCGGGTATCATCTCCGGTGCCGGAGCCCGGGATCTCGTTGCAGCCTACGATCTCATCGCGGACATGCGCCTGCGCAACCAGGTTCGGCAGGTGCGCGACGGTCGCAAGCCGGATAACTTTCTGGCACCCTACGATTTCGGTGATTTCGAGCGCTCGCATCTTCGCGATGCCTTCGTCGTCGTCAGAACCATGCAATCGGCGCTCGCCAATGGCGGACGGGCGCCCGTCTGA
- a CDS encoding DUF4212 domain-containing protein, with protein sequence MTDKSSSNAYWSANVRIIYICLAIWAIVSYGFGILLRPALSGIAVGGTDLGFWFAQQGSIIVFIALIFGYSAYMNKIDREFGVDEQ encoded by the coding sequence GTGACGGATAAATCTTCGTCTAACGCTTACTGGTCAGCAAACGTTCGCATTATCTACATCTGCCTGGCGATCTGGGCCATCGTATCCTATGGGTTCGGTATCCTGCTTCGTCCGGCTCTGTCCGGCATCGCCGTCGGTGGAACCGATCTCGGCTTCTGGTTCGCCCAGCAAGGCTCGATCATCGTCTTCATCGCGCTGATTTTCGGCTACTCGGCGTACATGAACAAGATCGACCGCGAATTCGGCGTCGACGAGCAGTAA